TAATTCGGCTAAAACCCGCATCACTGCCAAAGTGCCAGAATCTACATCTGGCATATCTTCTGGTTCGTCATCATCATCTCCACTAGTCAGTGGTAGATTGAATGACTCCAACATTTGAGTATCCCTAGATGCAGGTAAATTCATCGATCGCAGGAGAGCGCTCTGCATTTGATACGTCCCAATCGGAATAGTACGGGAAAATTGCGGCACTCCATCAACAATAATGGCAATTTCTGTATTATCAAATTGAACATCGACCAGCGCTACGCCTTCATTCGAGTTATATGCCCGTAATTGCTCCCGAATCGTGCGAATTAAAGCAAAACTGTTAATTTCTATGACATTAACTTTTAACCCTGCATATTGGAAGGTATCCATATAGGTGTCTGTAACTTGCTTGCGAGTCGCCACCAGCAATACTTGTACCTTCTCAATTCCATCTTCATCGACGAAGTAGCCTAGCTTTTGATAGTCAACATCAGCTTCTTCGCGCGGGTAGGGTAAGTACAAACCAGCTTCATGATTCAGTACCATTTCCCTTAGTTCTTGGTCATTTAGCTCTGCTGGCAAGGGAATTAGCCGCACGATTGACTCTCGCCCAGGCACGGCTGTCGCTACCCATTGGGCTTTGATTTTAGTGTCAGTTAGTGCCTTTTGAATTAATTCTGCCAGGGCTGGAGGGTCAGCAATTTGACCATCTTGAAACAGCCCTTCTGGAACCGGGGTGGAGGAAAAAGCTGTCAGTTTGTAACCCTGTCGCTGCTTTTTCAGTTGAGCTATATTAATTCGTTCAGGAGCTAGTTCAATGCCAACTCCACATCCACGCTTTGTCAGTAAACTTTTGAGACGGTCAATCACTGTTTTACTACTTGTCTATGAAGTAAAGAATTAGTCTAGCTGAAAGACTTGATACTCATTACAGCTACTCAATTTAACCTAGAATCACCAAGCTTGTTCAATGAATACATACGATCTTAAAAATGTCAATGACCAAAAGACTTGTAAATAGATTACAACCATCGAAGTTAATAATTCTTACCTTATTAGGTTTTGTTCTGAGTTGGGTAGTCAGTTGCGGTAGTGGGAACGTCGCTACTCAAGCACCTCAATCTAACTCTAACAGCCAAGAAATTGAGTTTTGGACGATGCAGTTGCAACCGGAATTCACCGATTTTTTCAACCAGAAGATTCAAGCTTTTGAAAAAGAAAATCCTGGGATGAAAGTCAACTGGGTAGACGTGCCTTGGTCGGCAATGGAGAGCAAAATTTTAACATCTGTCGCAGCAAAAACAGCTCCAGATGTCGTTAACTTAAATCCAGATTTTGCTTCTGTGTTAGCTGGTCGCAATGCTTGGCTGACATTGGATAATAAAATTTCGCCCGAGGTACGTTCCACTTATTTACCTAACATTTGGCAAGCAAGTACGCTCGACGGCAAAAGTTTCGGCATTCCCTGGTATCTCACCACGCGAGTTACGATTTATAACAGCGATTTACTCAAACAAGCAGGTGTTGCCAAGCCGCCAGCAACTTATGCGGAATTAGCGCAGGTGGCGAAGCAAGTTAAAGAAAAGACGGGCAAGTACGCCTTTTTTGCCACGTTTGTCCCAGAAGATTCATCGGAAGTGCTGCAATCTTTTGTTCAGATGGGGGTAACGTTGGTAGATGACCAAGGCAAAGCAGCATTTAATACAGCCGCAGGCAAAGCTGCTTTTCAGTACTGGGTAGATTTGTATAAACAAGAACTCTTACCTCAAGAATCTTTAACCCAAGGGCATCGCCACGGAATTGAGATGTATCAAGCAGGAGAAACAGCTTTATTAGGGACGGGAGCAGAATTTCTCAAAACAATTTCAACTAATGCCCCAGAAATTGCCAAAGTTTCTGCTGTTGCACCAGAAATTACCGGAACCACAGGTAAAAAGAATGTTGCCGTGATGAATTTAGTGATTCCTAAAGATAGCGATCGCCCCGACGCAGCGATAAAATTTGCTTTATTTGTGACCAACAGCGATAATCAACTCGCCTTTGCCAAAGCCGCCAACGTCCTCCCTTCAACAATTCCCGCCTTGGCTGATAGCTATTTCAAATCCGTGCCTACAGGGGATAAATCTGAAATGGATCGGGCGCGGGTGGTGAGTGCTAGCCAGTTAAAACAAGCAGAGGTGCTAATTCCCGCAATGGAGAATATCAACGTCCTCAAACGCGCCATTTACGAAAACCTCCAAGCCGCCATGCTGGGAGAAAAAACAGTCGATGTGGCGATCGCCGATGCTGCGAAAGAATGGGATGCTAAGGCTGGAAAATAACGGTTCTATGTAGTGGCGCACAGATGTGCGCCCCTACCCAGCAATGCGTAAAAAATATCCAACCAAATACAACGAACCACAGAGAATCATTAAATTTGATGATTTTGTCGCGGCTTCTAATCCAGCGAAGAGATCTGAGTAGGTGTGACACGTAGCTAGTTGGGGACATTCACGGGCTAGCTTTGCTAGTGTCTCAGGATCGGCAGTACTATGATCTGGAACAGGGACGAGATGTAACTCATCCTTGGGGCGCAATAGGGCGCGTAAAATATCTGCGTGGTCTTTGGTAGATAGCATCCCCATCACCCAACAAACAGGCTGTTCGAGGGTATCGACATATTGACGTAAAGCTTGCGCCGCTGCTGGATTGTGCGCCCCATCAATCAAGAGTTTACGTCCTTGCCAAGTCGTCCATTGCAAACGCCCCAACCATTTTGCTTTTCCCATCCCATTTGCGATCGCCTCAGCCGAAATTTTCCACCCTTGTTGCTGCAAAATTCGTAAAGCTGCAATTGCCAAAGCGGAATTCATCAACTGGATGTCTCCTAACAGAGGTAGAGGATATTTGATGTCGTTGGTTGTTGGTTGTTGGTGCATCTTCAATTCCGAATTCCGAATTCCGAATTCCGAATTCCGAAATTCTGCCCAACCTGGTTCAATTTGACGCGAGGGTAGGGGAAAGACAGCGGGACATCCAAGTTCTTCGATCCGCGATCGCACGACGGTTTCTGCTTCTGGGGGTAATTGTCCGATGACTGCGGGACAGTTGGGCTTGAGAATTCCTGCTTTTTCTCGGGCAATATCTGCTACGGTTGGTCCTAGCTGCTGCCAGTGTTCGCGACTGATGGAAGTAATCACCGTGACTAAGGGGCGATCGCAAACGTTGGTAGCATCTAATCTTCCCCCTAAACCAACTTCTATGACTGCGATATCTACCTGAACTTGGGCAAAGTACAACCAAGCCGCAGCAGTAATAATTTCAAATTGAGTTGGGGTTTCCTCGTCTGGCGGAATTGCTTGCTGGACTTGTAGCAATATTTGCTGTAGGGTTTCTGGTGCGATCGGTTGTTCGTCTAGACAAATGCGTTCCGTCCAATCTACCAAATGAGGAGAAGTATAGCGCCCAACTCGGTAACCTGCTTCTTTAAGTACGGCAGACAGGTAAGCGCAGACAGATCCTTTGCCGTTTGTCCCCGCTACGTGAATGACTGGAACTTGCTGCTGAGGATTGCCCAAATTAGCCAGCAGTTTTTGAATTCGTTCTAAACCAAGATGTACGCCGAAGCGCTGATATGGTTTCAGGATAGAGTCAATGTTTTTGTCGGTCATTGGTCAATGGTCATTTGTCATTGGTTAATTGCAGCCATTCTCCCTTGTCCCCCTTGTCCCCCTTCGCCCCCTAATCCCCACTCCCTTCGGTCGTGGGGAAGAGCGAGTTTCCCCCTTGTCCCCCTTGTCCCCTTGTCCCCTCACTCCTCACTCCTCACTCCTCACTCCTCGTGCATCCACTTTTTGACAGATGCAGTTCCTATTTGGGTAAGTAAGGTGGTTATTAGTTACGATTTTGAATTTCGGAGGGTAAATCTATGACTGCTACTGGAAGTGAAAGAGCAATGAGCAATTTAGAATATGATTTGCTCACAGCGTTACATCATAAGGCTGAAGCTGTCAAAGCATATGAAACATACATCAATGACGCTCAGTCAATGGATTCTCAACCTTGTGTAGAGTTGTTCCAAAAATTACGCGAACAAGATAAACAGCAAGCGCAAGAGATCCGGCAACATTTACAAGAAGTGATGCAAAAAGGCAAGATGTAGAATAGTCATTGGTCATTGGTCATTGGTCAAAAAGGTGCGTGTAAAACACTTATGTAAGGGCGGGTTTTGACCAAAAATTTATAACTCAGGTTGTCAATCTCTTTGCTAAACTCGCCCCTACTGACTTCGCTAGTTGCTTAATGCATCAGATAGATAATCAGCAGCAGCTTCGACTATGGCGATCGCAGTTTCGTAATCTAAACGAGTTGGTCCTAAGACTCCTACACTACCAACGGGAACTGTACCGCGGCGATAGGTGGATGAAATTAGGGTACAACCACGAATAGGTTCGAGCGTATTTTCTGATCCGATGCGAATTGTGACTCGCCGCCTGGAGTTAGAATCTAATTCCGGTTCTTCAAAAATAAAAGGTAGTAGCTGCTGCTGTTCTTCTTCTAATAGATGTAGAATCGTTTGAACTTGCTGTAACTCGGCAAATTCAGGCTGACGCAAAACTTCGGATACGCCTCGGATGGCAATTTGCGTGCTAGCCGGGAGTGGCTGAGTTCGCCGACAAATATCCGCAAATACAGTTTTTAAGCGATCGCCATATTGTTGAAATTCGCGGTCTAATTGATTCCAGTCAAGTGATGCTAATTCATACAGCGATCGCCCGCGCAGTTGGCTATTGAGGAAGTTGGAGAGTATTTGTAGCTCTCTTTCTATAACTTCTGGTTCTGATTCTAAGACTGTTTCCGCTTCTGAAGTCGGCAAATCTAACAAGACTGATTGGGTTTCATAAGTATCGGTTACCACAATCAACATTATCCGCCCTGACTCAATTTGAATCAGTTGAATGTGGCGTAACCGTGCCATATTAGCGCTAGGCATGGTAATTAAAGTAATGCACCCACTCACCTTGGCTAAAATCTGCGCTGCGCCTCTTAATAAAGCTTCCAAGCTCCAATCTTCCCACTTTAATTGCTCTTGGAGTAGCTGTTCTACCTGTCGTCCCCAGACATCGGAAGGAGTTATGAGGCGATCGACATAAATTCGATAGCCAGAGTCAGATGGAATTCTTCCCGCCGAGGTGTGAGGTTGATAAAGTAAACCAGCTTTTTCTAGCACTCCCATCGCGTTACGAATGGTTGCAGAACTCACGCCGAGGTTATATTCTTCCAATAAAGCTTTGGAACCCACGGGTTCGGCAGTGGCGATGTAATGTCGTACCGTTGCCCAAAGTATATGCTGTTGGCGATCGTTTAGCTGCACTTGCATAGGTGAAATGAGAATAGTGAGATGAGAAGCGAATTTAAGAAATGTAAATGTAATCTCTAGATTTTTTTAATTTTTAGTTATTCAAGATAGCAAAAAAGATAGACCGTGTTAAATAAATACAAAGTTATATTTCGATTGTGCCTCAACTCCTGCACGGTTTTAGCTATTTCTCAAGAAATATACCCTGAGTCTACATAAAACTTACTGTCTGTCAATATATACATGTTAAATCTTATGACCTATATCCGGCAGAGTTAAAACTTCTACCTAGACAAATTCGACCGGAGCTATACTCTGTGTAACTTCGGCAACCCTAAATCTAATATAGACTGTACTTTTGCTTAAAATTAAAAACTGTTTGGTAGCAATTATTACTGAAAGCGATTGGAATGGGGAACGGGAAACAGTGAGTAGTGAAGGGTTTGACGGTTGATGGTTGGTAGTAAACGCTACGCTACACTGCGTGAAGACAGTTGTTGCTCCTCTGCTCACTGCTCGTGCGCTCCCTGATAACTATCCTAGTATCTAGGAACAGATGGATCGATCGCAGTGGAGTAAGCATCAATTCCCCCTGCTAAATTTCTAAGATTTGTAAAACCTTGACGGCTCAACCACTGGCACATTTGAGCCGAACGAATACCGTGGTGGCACATAACTACGGTTTCTGCTTGAGGATCGAAGCGTGCGGGGATAGAATCAGCCCAATCAGCAAATTGACTCAAGGGCAGAACTTCAAACCCATCAATACGAGCGATCGCGACTTCATCCGGTTCGCGCACGTCGATCAATTGCAGTTGCTCTCTAGCATCAGAACTTAACATCTGAGCCAGTTCTTCTACACTAATTTGGCTAAAAGGATTCATAATGAGGGGCTGTGGGTTAGGGACAGTGACCAGTGACCAGTGACCGATGACGATTAGCAAGACAGTTGTAAATTATCATGAAGCGAAGCTTATTTTTTTCTGCCATAGCAACTGTTGTGGTGGTGCTGCTACTAATTGGCGTTGGCGGTTTTTATTGGATTAATAGCCAAAGTCCTCTCAGCTTACTACGAGGTGGTACGACAAATACACCAGAAGCAGCGATATTTGTGCCTAAGCAAGCACCTGCAATGGTATCTTTGCTAGTCAATCCAGAAAAACTAGAGTCTTTGCGGCAGTTGGCAGCGCGTCCGAGCGATCGCAGGCAGTCGCGTCAGGAACTAGAACGCTTTAAGTCTAGTTTACTAGCTAGTAGCAGTCTCGACTATCGCCAAGATATTCAACCTTGGTTGGGGGAAGAAGTTACTTTGGCTTTGACGAGTCCAGATATCGATCGCGATGCGACAAATGGCAATCAGCCAGGATATTTAATGGTATTAACTAGCAGAAATCCAGCTAAAAGTAGAGAATTTTTACAATTATTATTTTCCCAACGAGCGATCGCGGGTAGAGATTTAGTTTCAGAAACTTATCAAGGTGTTAATATTTTCTCCGATCGCGATCGGGTAAATGCAGGGGCGCACAGCCGTGCGCCCCTACAAGAACGAATCTCTCTTGTCGGCGCAGCAGTGGGCGATCGCTTTATTTTATTTGCCAATCATCCTAAAGTATTGCGAGAAGCAATTAATAACGTCCAAGCACCCGATCTGAGTTTGAATGATTCTGCTCAATATCAACACGCATTAAGTTTATTACCGACTGAGCGAATTGGCATAATTTTCCTCAATTTGCCTCAAGTGACAACTTTGTTGGGGAAAGAACCGCAAGAGCAAATTTATGATAGTCAAATTATTGGCTTAAAATTAAATCCACAAGGAATTGTCGCAGAAATTTCAATTGCTGCTGCTAATCAGATAGAACTCGCTCCCACTGGCAAGATGCTATCTGAACCCGTGCAAGCATTACAATATTTACCTACTACAACCAATTTAGCGATCGCGGGTTTAGATTTAAGCTATTTACAAAATACCAACTTAAATCAGTTGTGGAGACAAATTACAACTGTCTTATCTGGTTCTAGTAATGATGCAATTTCGCGCTTAATCGCTCAACCTTTAGCTAAATTACAAGATAGCTGGGGTATAAATATCTCGCAAGATATTTTTAGCTGGGTGCAAGGGGAATATGCTTTAGGAATGCTACCCCAAAAAGATGCTAGTACGAGTGCTGATTGGATTTTTGTTGCCGAGAAGTCTGAAGGAACAGATTTAGCGATCGAGCGCTTTAATGCAATTGCTGAAAATAGAGGTTTAAGTATTACACCTCTATTTTCTGGAGAGCAAAAAATCTATGCTTGGACGCAGTTAAATACAGTTCCATCTAGTCCATCCGAGTTAGGCGATCGCTCGTTACTCACTCTTAAAGCTAAAGTTCAAGGTGTTTATACTACCATAGATAAATACGAAATTTTCACGTCTTCAGTTGCAGCAATGGATGCAGCTTTAAAAGCAGCAGAAACCGATTCTTTATTGAAGAGTTCTCAGTTCCAATCTGCCATAAAAGCTATTCCTCAGCCGAATCAGGGTTATCTATATTTGGATTTACCTAGAAGTCGAGAAATTTTAGAACGTCAATTACCTTTAGTCAAACTATTAGAAGTGGCAGCAAAACCATTTTTTGACAAAACACAATCGATTACTGTAAGTAGTTATGGCGATCGCACCGACGTGCTTCAGGGTAGTATTGTTTTGCGCTTAGGCTCGAATTAATGTCTTATCTTGTTTGCAGCAAGGAATTACTGAGGCAAAAGAACTATGCAGATTCCTACTTAGCACTACAATGACTTACAACAACTTGGGGTTGATTGTGAAGATCTCGCGGATGATTTTGAAACGCACGTTCGGGAAGAATACAGCACTTTTACTTGGATTATAGAAGGAATGCTGGCTCGGGTTGGATTTGAATTTGAATCAAACTATCTTTCACCAACTATGGCTGAATATATCTGTCGGAAAAGATGAAAGAGCAAAATGCGATCGCGATTTAATTTTCTCCTTCCTTAGCATCAAATTTGACTTGGCGATAAAGTGCAGTTACAGGTAAAGATAACCCTACACTTGTCAAAGTTATCGTATCTTCTGTCGCGTAAGGATAAAGCACCCACAAACCTTGTTCGTTGCGCCGAAAACACTCTACACCAATTTGTTCGGAATCGATTAAAACATATTCCTGCAAAGTTTCCAACTGACGATATCGAGCAAACTTACCACCGCGATCGTATGCTTCTGTAGAAGGGGAAAGAACTTCGACAATTAGGCAAGGATGTTGAACGATTGAATTAGATTCCCGATCTCTCAGATCGTAGGTAACGATAACATCGGGATAACAATAACTATTAGCAGTAGTAACTTGTACTTTCACATCTGAAATGTACACTTCGCAACTGCTTTGAGCCAGATGGCTATCTAAAGCAGTATAAAGATTTCCAGCAATACGATTATGGGGTTTTGTTCCCCCAGTCATGGCAAAAACTTCACCCTCGATATACTCGTGGCGTAGTTGTTGCATGGGTTCCCATTCTAAATACTCTTGCGGCGACATCCATTGTAATTGTGGACTAGCAACCATAAGCTTTACTCCGTTAATCAGTTACCCATTACCCATTACCCATTACCTATTACCAAAATGCTGTTTTACCACATCTAATCGCGAACAGTTCCAGTAATCGATATGGGAATCAATTAATCCTTGGGGATTGAGGTGTAACTCACTCCAGCCAGGAATAGCAATGCGGGGTTTCCAGGGGAGGGGAGTATTCCAACTCAGCGTCCACTCTGTCTTGATGGTATCCCCTTCTTGGCGAATATCATGTAAATCCATCTTGACTGCAATAAACCAGGTGTTGATGAAATTAATCATCTGTTTGTATCGCTCGACACCACGAAAACGGTTGAGGGGATCTTGAAAAAAGACATCTGAAGCATAGATGCTATATGTCTGGTTGTCTGGGAATCTTTGGTAATCTTGCCGGAGGATTTGAATAATATCCATTATGGTTCTACTTCCAACCACAACCTTTCTAGCTGATATTTCCATGCTGCCATGACTTGCTCCCGCGACTCCGCTCCTTGTTGTAAGTCGCCTAGCAATCCCTCGTCGTACATTCTGCTCAGATTTTGCAGAGTAGCTTCTAGAGATTGTCCTTGCTGCTTTTGCGCTGTGACGATTTGCCGTAGTTTCGTTTCTACCAATTGGCTAAATGCATTTGTTAACCCCGCTTGATTTAAGGAAATTAAGCGCGCGATCGCCTCGGTAAAATCTGTCGTACTCAAACTTTCACGACTGTGCTGAAAGACTCCCCACACGACTCCTTGATGTAAGGCGTAGCGCACTTCCTGAGTTTCGTCAAAGTTAGCTTCGAGTAACTGTTCCAAAAACGGTTGAGCTGCCTGCGCCGATAAAATTGGTAACAATACTCGCAGCCAAGAGCGATCGTCTGATAGCAGTACTAACAAGCGAAATTCCGGTGTTTCGATTTGCCAGGAACCAGGAGCGATCGCTTGTACGGGTGCAGAATGAAATAAATCTGTTAGGGTGTTGGCAATTTCTTCGGGTGTCATGAATTGCTAATACTATCGTTCTTATACGAGTAGTCTAGCTAATCAGTTGTCAGTGTAGAGACGTTACATGTAACGTCTCTACAAAGTTGTCAGTCCATTTCCGATTTCCAATAGCTCATACAGCCTGGATCTGTGACGGTGATTTTTGAGCGATGCCAGCACGTTGACTCAGTTCTTCAGTCACAAAGCTAGGAACTTTTACTGTTGCTTGTAAAGCCATGCAGCAGTCTCGTACAGATAATAAAAATCTCTTCATCGCCACGCAATCGGGAACGGTGTCTACTCGCGCCAAGAACTTGCGCCAGTTGTTTTCATTGTCGCAGCATAATTCTACGAGATATTGGCTAGCTAGATATTCTGCTAACAGATCGTGAGTAAAGCGCACTTTATCTTGTGCCTTACCGATCGCTTGCAGCAAACCGAGATTCTGTTCTAAATGTTCTAGGTAAATTTTAGCGGTATCGTATCCCGCGATCGCCCCAATCTCACTGAGTAATTGTTCGCGTTTGACTGCGGCTGGCTGAAATGTCTGCTTGATACATTCCCAGGCGATCGCTTTGGCATATTTTTGCACGCTGTCTGCTTCTAACAACGGCACATCAGTAGGTTTGCTTGCAGAATTAGATTGAGCGAGTGCCTGCTGTGTCTGAGGATCGAGCGTTTGGGTAGCAAACCAAGCATTCAGCACTCTGGGATGATAGTGGAAAAAACCAACTAAAACTAACCAGTTAATTGGCAATTTCATTCTGCCGGAAAAACCAGGTAACCCAATGCTAGAGTATCGTTGTAATGCATTGTTGATACCTAAAATCCACAGCGGACGCTGCCAGAGGAGTAGCGACCAAAATAATGTCAGCGTAGCGATATATACTATGCCAATGGGTAGCCATCGATACTGTGAAAGCAATTTCAGTCCGTTCTCGCTCCAATTGGGGTATCGATGCGATTTGAGTATTTGCGATGACTGACGTAAGAGCGCTACCTCTGCTTCTGGAAATAACTCTTGACTGGTTTCAATAATTTTCAGCGCCGTTTCCAATTCTCGAATGTCTCGTTCTAATTGGAGATGGGAAAGCGTTGCGGCTTTTTGCTGCCAGCCAGTTGCAATTTTAGCCCAAGCATAGATAGCGTTCGATCGCACGGTGCGATCGGGATCGCGGAGCGTCTGGCTCAGTGCGGGAACGGCACTTTCTGCTGCTGCTCCCATGCTACCAATTGCAGATACGACCATCGATCGCACCGATCTATCTTCATCTTGTAGTGCGACTGTGAGCGCGGGGACGGCACTTTCTGCTGCTACTCCCATACTACCAAGCGCGTATGCTGCACTAGAACGTACTACGGGACTTTTATCTGCTAAAGCTGTAACGCTCAAAGTCGGAATTGCGGAGTGCGCCGCTGCTCCCAGACTTCCCAAAGCGGCAACCGCATTAATTCTAATGTTTTCGTCCTTTTGTTGTAATTCTTGACTCAATGCTTTTACTGCGCGATCGCCACACTTTTTCAGCGCTGCTACAGTAAATATCCATTCGTTAGTGTTGCCTAGTTTTGTTATATAAGAATTAATTTCCCGATCGGAACATGCTTCTGCTCTTACTATATCGATTGAAAGGAAATTGAAACAGAAGCAAAAACTAGATATAGGTAACCACAGAATTATTAATTGCAACTTGCGGCTTTTCTTCATACATTATTTCGGTAAATCTGCTAGCACTCAACCTATAAATTGCCGATTGGCTGTTGGTTATTAAGCTAGCTTTTACTAGTAGTGCGCGTCTCAAGACTGTAACGTTTTTTCTCTGACAACTGCATATTATATAAACGATCTTGATAGCGTTGTAAATTATTATACAGCCAATTCACTTCTAGTAAAGACTTTTTTAATGGAAGAACTTCTCTGAACGCAACACTCATCAAAAAGAGGCTAGAGGCAAGTTGCCAATCGAACTGCAAATTTTGAGCAGCTATCAATGCTACACTTTCCCCTATACGTACAGAGAAGATTTGAGGGCTAGCCGC
This window of the Chroococcidiopsis thermalis PCC 7203 genome carries:
- a CDS encoding DUF2358 domain-containing protein, producing the protein MDIIQILRQDYQRFPDNQTYSIYASDVFFQDPLNRFRGVERYKQMINFINTWFIAVKMDLHDIRQEGDTIKTEWTLSWNTPLPWKPRIAIPGWSELHLNPQGLIDSHIDYWNCSRLDVVKQHFGNR
- a CDS encoding DUF3352 domain-containing protein, with translation MKRSLFFSAIATVVVVLLLIGVGGFYWINSQSPLSLLRGGTTNTPEAAIFVPKQAPAMVSLLVNPEKLESLRQLAARPSDRRQSRQELERFKSSLLASSSLDYRQDIQPWLGEEVTLALTSPDIDRDATNGNQPGYLMVLTSRNPAKSREFLQLLFSQRAIAGRDLVSETYQGVNIFSDRDRVNAGAHSRAPLQERISLVGAAVGDRFILFANHPKVLREAINNVQAPDLSLNDSAQYQHALSLLPTERIGIIFLNLPQVTTLLGKEPQEQIYDSQIIGLKLNPQGIVAEISIAAANQIELAPTGKMLSEPVQALQYLPTTTNLAIAGLDLSYLQNTNLNQLWRQITTVLSGSSNDAISRLIAQPLAKLQDSWGINISQDIFSWVQGEYALGMLPQKDASTSADWIFVAEKSEGTDLAIERFNAIAENRGLSITPLFSGEQKIYAWTQLNTVPSSPSELGDRSLLTLKAKVQGVYTTIDKYEIFTSSVAAMDAALKAAETDSLLKSSQFQSAIKAIPQPNQGYLYLDLPRSREILERQLPLVKLLEVAAKPFFDKTQSITVSSYGDRTDVLQGSIVLRLGSN
- a CDS encoding Uma2 family endonuclease gives rise to the protein MVASPQLQWMSPQEYLEWEPMQQLRHEYIEGEVFAMTGGTKPHNRIAGNLYTALDSHLAQSSCEVYISDVKVQVTTANSYCYPDVIVTYDLRDRESNSIVQHPCLIVEVLSPSTEAYDRGGKFARYRQLETLQEYVLIDSEQIGVECFRRNEQGLWVLYPYATEDTITLTSVGLSLPVTALYRQVKFDAKEGEN
- the pilM gene encoding type IV pilus assembly protein PilM, which produces MIDRLKSLLTKRGCGVGIELAPERINIAQLKKQRQGYKLTAFSSTPVPEGLFQDGQIADPPALAELIQKALTDTKIKAQWVATAVPGRESIVRLIPLPAELNDQELREMVLNHEAGLYLPYPREEADVDYQKLGYFVDEDGIEKVQVLLVATRKQVTDTYMDTFQYAGLKVNVIEINSFALIRTIREQLRAYNSNEGVALVDVQFDNTEIAIIVDGVPQFSRTIPIGTYQMQSALLRSMNLPASRDTQMLESFNLPLTSGDDDDEPEDMPDVDSGTLAVMRVLAELADELRRSIDFYLSQSENLEMVQVLLCGPGGGLGNLSEFFQQKLNIPTAPIDPVAALSLDVDEEKITPMQRPGLGTAIGLGLRGAWGNV
- a CDS encoding bifunctional folylpolyglutamate synthase/dihydrofolate synthase, giving the protein MTDKNIDSILKPYQRFGVHLGLERIQKLLANLGNPQQQVPVIHVAGTNGKGSVCAYLSAVLKEAGYRVGRYTSPHLVDWTERICLDEQPIAPETLQQILLQVQQAIPPDEETPTQFEIITAAAWLYFAQVQVDIAVIEVGLGGRLDATNVCDRPLVTVITSISREHWQQLGPTVADIAREKAGILKPNCPAVIGQLPPEAETVVRSRIEELGCPAVFPLPSRQIEPGWAEFRNSEFGIRNSELKMHQQPTTNDIKYPLPLLGDIQLMNSALAIAALRILQQQGWKISAEAIANGMGKAKWLGRLQWTTWQGRKLLIDGAHNPAAAQALRQYVDTLEQPVCWVMGMLSTKDHADILRALLRPKDELHLVPVPDHSTADPETLAKLARECPQLATCHTYSDLFAGLEAATKSSNLMILCGSLYLVGYFLRIAG
- a CDS encoding rhodanese-like domain-containing protein, which codes for MNPFSQISVEELAQMLSSDAREQLQLIDVREPDEVAIARIDGFEVLPLSQFADWADSIPARFDPQAETVVMCHHGIRSAQMCQWLSRQGFTNLRNLAGGIDAYSTAIDPSVPRY
- a CDS encoding HEAT repeat domain-containing protein, with amino-acid sequence MKKSRKLQLIILWLPISSFCFCFNFLSIDIVRAEACSDREINSYITKLGNTNEWIFTVAALKKCGDRAVKALSQELQQKDENIRINAVAALGSLGAAAHSAIPTLSVTALADKSPVVRSSAAYALGSMGVAAESAVPALTVALQDEDRSVRSMVVSAIGSMGAAAESAVPALSQTLRDPDRTVRSNAIYAWAKIATGWQQKAATLSHLQLERDIRELETALKIIETSQELFPEAEVALLRQSSQILKSHRYPNWSENGLKLLSQYRWLPIGIVYIATLTLFWSLLLWQRPLWILGINNALQRYSSIGLPGFSGRMKLPINWLVLVGFFHYHPRVLNAWFATQTLDPQTQQALAQSNSASKPTDVPLLEADSVQKYAKAIAWECIKQTFQPAAVKREQLLSEIGAIAGYDTAKIYLEHLEQNLGLLQAIGKAQDKVRFTHDLLAEYLASQYLVELCCDNENNWRKFLARVDTVPDCVAMKRFLLSVRDCCMALQATVKVPSFVTEELSQRAGIAQKSPSQIQAV
- a CDS encoding ABC transporter substrate-binding protein, which encodes MTKRLVNRLQPSKLIILTLLGFVLSWVVSCGSGNVATQAPQSNSNSQEIEFWTMQLQPEFTDFFNQKIQAFEKENPGMKVNWVDVPWSAMESKILTSVAAKTAPDVVNLNPDFASVLAGRNAWLTLDNKISPEVRSTYLPNIWQASTLDGKSFGIPWYLTTRVTIYNSDLLKQAGVAKPPATYAELAQVAKQVKEKTGKYAFFATFVPEDSSEVLQSFVQMGVTLVDDQGKAAFNTAAGKAAFQYWVDLYKQELLPQESLTQGHRHGIEMYQAGETALLGTGAEFLKTISTNAPEIAKVSAVAPEITGTTGKKNVAVMNLVIPKDSDRPDAAIKFALFVTNSDNQLAFAKAANVLPSTIPALADSYFKSVPTGDKSEMDRARVVSASQLKQAEVLIPAMENINVLKRAIYENLQAAMLGEKTVDVAIADAAKEWDAKAGK
- the hrcA gene encoding heat-inducible transcriptional repressor HrcA; translation: MQVQLNDRQQHILWATVRHYIATAEPVGSKALLEEYNLGVSSATIRNAMGVLEKAGLLYQPHTSAGRIPSDSGYRIYVDRLITPSDVWGRQVEQLLQEQLKWEDWSLEALLRGAAQILAKVSGCITLITMPSANMARLRHIQLIQIESGRIMLIVVTDTYETQSVLLDLPTSEAETVLESEPEVIERELQILSNFLNSQLRGRSLYELASLDWNQLDREFQQYGDRLKTVFADICRRTQPLPASTQIAIRGVSEVLRQPEFAELQQVQTILHLLEEEQQQLLPFIFEEPELDSNSRRRVTIRIGSENTLEPIRGCTLISSTYRRGTVPVGSVGVLGPTRLDYETAIAIVEAAADYLSDALSN